From a single Pseudomonas sp. A34-9 genomic region:
- a CDS encoding SpvB/TcaC N-terminal domain-containing protein yields the protein MADQELSITTPSIAKSSSIATIGKSWGAVGPTGAASFELPIPLSAGRGWDPQLSLTYSSQAGNGPFGVGWGLGLSQISRRTNKGVPRYTGHDEIIGADGEVWMPELEDDGTLKSRLESAYDGDDVGPHAVVRYWPRVEGDFALRELWQAQSGEPPFWLVHGADGSLHVYGKSATSRRADPADPQHISVWLLCESMNARGEHICYQYQADDQDPDLVHDYSAQRYLQRLCYGNFTASKKLYAWEAEDAAQPDWHFQLVFDYGERATALTEVPAYDGDTLLPWPVRPDPFSTYGQGFEVGTRRLCRQVLMFHHFPLSLPGKPVLVRRLLLEYHSPQNVTQWSYSQISAAHYQAFDASGAVENTPPVEFDYSAFEINKTPARLFEADHQPGIEDGAFYQCVDLYGEGIPGFLYRHDQAWYYREPLRADAGGDAIGYGPWTALDKIPVAARHRPVEQLLTDLTGDGRLDWITAQPGLSGVRTLNAQREFADFVPFDAFPLEFFNTLSQLGDLSGDGLSSIALIGPNSVRLYANQREQGFAAAEVVAHTPADDRLPLFSNSATELVVLAHLLGSDMPELCRIRHNEITCWPNLGHGRFGEGRKISELPFTYEQFDASRVRLADLDGSGAPALIYLQSDVFEIYLNRGGNGLEQIPVTVPWPEGVRFDRLCQVSFADLQGLGCASLILTVPHLQPQHWRYDFVSAKPWLLTASNNNMGCSTSVVYRSSAQEWLDEKHRLLTLKRLPVAHLPFPVAVVKQQQQRDEITGNCLTQSFTWREGVYDGREREFRGFGHLQQTDSESAAGDDDVGFSAPVRVCTWFHTGQSLDRSREAYFNEDARAVALGKTVFSRYHPADEVDEPIAPHDADSQYQIARALVGSVTRVETYADAEVDEPGIALPYAVEEFRYLVREVRCKGSYAAAVLLPLVLEKISYQYDRFIDDPLCRHEVNLRWNDYGLSIHALTVSYARRLSDTDTPPFTDPDEQQWWRDAHDEAQQSFYLSETHSQFIDLDKDPQHWRLGLPFQQRSNALVLPKGTLPTGLSPEQVSFGQLTEHQNSSHWETERVLTTQSVQRYVKEDGTPLADGVAEFEALAGPLELAQLDKTALDAYDVLPPPFDIREELAKIGYKPMALQFEPPAPADAEANLWSATFGFAEYGSLSDFYKVQRYRETLSHGFTTAEYDDYRLAVTRVELPDGCTTQIAYDYHALQPLRITDANDNIQEAIYEPSGQPLASSFYGSENAVAAGFRPLSEYERPEDHRPDPAINDPGKAVQKAASTLRKDLFSWMGELPLANAATAQWVADGYLLPSGHIRASARRRLALSNNLTPAEQTLREAIDAAHREPVHSVVLSADRYPDDEVAAQIQIVKVCVDGFGRTLQTQQRVDPGMAYAVADDGSLIVENGKFVEVHADPRWRISERIEYNNKGLAVRQFRPFFANVHRYVNDHSLHELGYFDQLFYDPLGRAIRLVNAKGDFSRETYHPWYHTSEDFNDTAEPSPSKAARS from the coding sequence CTCAAGTCGCGGCTTGAATCCGCTTATGACGGCGATGACGTCGGACCGCACGCGGTAGTGCGTTACTGGCCACGGGTCGAAGGCGACTTTGCCCTGCGCGAGCTGTGGCAAGCGCAATCCGGTGAGCCGCCCTTCTGGCTGGTGCATGGCGCTGACGGCTCGTTGCATGTGTATGGCAAGTCAGCCACTTCACGCCGTGCCGATCCGGCCGACCCACAGCACATCAGCGTCTGGCTGCTTTGCGAAAGCATGAACGCACGCGGCGAACATATCTGTTATCAGTACCAGGCGGATGATCAGGATCCCGACCTGGTCCATGATTACAGCGCCCAGCGCTATCTGCAGCGGCTGTGCTACGGCAATTTCACCGCGAGCAAGAAGCTCTATGCCTGGGAGGCGGAGGATGCCGCGCAACCGGACTGGCATTTTCAGCTGGTGTTCGACTACGGCGAGCGCGCCACGGCGCTGACCGAAGTCCCGGCCTATGACGGCGACACCCTGCTGCCGTGGCCCGTTCGCCCGGATCCCTTTTCAACCTATGGCCAGGGTTTTGAAGTGGGCACCCGTCGGCTCTGCCGGCAAGTGCTGATGTTTCATCACTTCCCGCTCAGCCTGCCGGGTAAACCGGTGCTGGTGCGTCGTCTATTGCTGGAGTACCACTCGCCGCAAAACGTCACGCAGTGGTCCTACAGCCAGATCAGCGCCGCCCACTATCAGGCTTTCGATGCCAGCGGCGCAGTCGAAAACACCCCGCCGGTGGAATTCGACTATTCAGCCTTCGAGATCAACAAAACCCCGGCGCGTTTGTTCGAAGCGGATCATCAACCGGGCATCGAGGACGGCGCGTTCTACCAATGCGTCGACCTTTATGGTGAAGGCATTCCCGGGTTTCTCTACCGCCACGATCAGGCCTGGTATTACCGCGAACCGCTGCGCGCAGACGCAGGCGGTGACGCGATCGGCTATGGGCCATGGACGGCGCTGGACAAGATCCCGGTGGCCGCCCGTCACCGCCCGGTCGAGCAACTGCTCACCGACCTGACCGGTGACGGACGTCTGGACTGGATCACCGCGCAACCGGGCCTCAGCGGTGTGCGCACGCTGAATGCGCAACGCGAGTTCGCCGACTTCGTGCCGTTCGACGCGTTCCCGCTGGAGTTTTTCAACACGCTGTCGCAACTGGGCGACCTCAGCGGAGACGGCCTCAGCTCGATTGCCCTGATCGGCCCGAACTCGGTACGTCTGTACGCCAACCAACGGGAACAAGGTTTCGCAGCGGCCGAAGTCGTGGCGCATACGCCAGCCGACGACCGCTTGCCGCTGTTCAGCAACTCAGCCACTGAACTGGTCGTACTCGCTCACTTGCTGGGCAGCGACATGCCCGAGCTGTGCCGCATACGCCACAACGAAATCACCTGCTGGCCGAATCTGGGCCACGGCCGGTTCGGTGAAGGTCGCAAGATCAGCGAGCTGCCGTTCACCTATGAGCAATTCGATGCCTCGCGCGTACGTCTGGCCGACCTCGATGGCTCCGGGGCACCGGCGCTGATCTATCTGCAATCCGATGTCTTCGAGATCTATCTGAATCGCGGCGGTAATGGTCTGGAGCAAATTCCGGTCACGGTGCCGTGGCCCGAAGGCGTGCGCTTTGACCGTTTGTGTCAGGTGAGCTTCGCCGACCTGCAAGGCCTGGGCTGTGCCAGCCTGATCCTCACCGTGCCGCATCTGCAGCCGCAGCATTGGCGCTACGATTTCGTCTCGGCCAAACCCTGGTTGCTGACGGCCAGCAATAACAACATGGGTTGCAGCACCAGCGTGGTCTATCGCAGTTCGGCGCAGGAATGGCTGGACGAAAAACACCGCTTGCTCACACTCAAACGTCTGCCGGTCGCGCATTTGCCGTTTCCGGTGGCGGTGGTCAAACAGCAGCAGCAACGGGATGAAATCACCGGCAATTGCCTGACCCAGTCGTTCACTTGGCGTGAGGGTGTCTACGACGGCAGGGAGCGTGAATTCCGCGGTTTCGGCCACTTGCAGCAAACCGACAGTGAAAGCGCTGCGGGTGATGACGACGTCGGTTTCAGCGCACCGGTGCGGGTCTGTACCTGGTTTCATACCGGGCAATCGCTGGACCGCTCCCGCGAGGCCTATTTCAATGAGGATGCACGCGCGGTTGCACTGGGCAAAACAGTGTTCAGCCGTTATCACCCCGCCGACGAAGTCGACGAACCGATCGCGCCGCACGACGCCGACAGCCAATACCAGATAGCCCGGGCGCTGGTCGGCTCGGTCACCCGCGTCGAAACCTATGCCGATGCCGAGGTCGACGAACCGGGCATTGCCCTGCCTTATGCGGTGGAAGAATTTCGCTATCTGGTGCGCGAAGTACGTTGCAAAGGATCGTATGCGGCTGCGGTTCTACTGCCGCTGGTGCTGGAAAAAATCAGCTATCAGTACGACCGTTTCATCGACGATCCGCTGTGCCGGCACGAGGTCAACCTGCGCTGGAACGATTACGGCCTGTCGATCCATGCGCTGACGGTGAGCTACGCGCGCCGCCTGAGCGACACGGACACACCACCGTTTACCGATCCCGATGAGCAACAGTGGTGGCGCGACGCTCATGACGAGGCGCAACAGTCGTTCTATCTGAGCGAGACCCACAGTCAGTTCATTGATCTGGACAAGGATCCCCAGCACTGGCGACTCGGCTTGCCATTTCAACAGCGCAGCAATGCGCTGGTGCTGCCCAAAGGTACGCTGCCCACCGGGCTGTCCCCGGAGCAGGTGTCCTTCGGGCAACTGACGGAGCATCAGAATTCCTCACACTGGGAGACCGAGCGGGTCCTGACAACCCAGTCCGTACAACGCTACGTGAAAGAAGACGGCACCCCGCTGGCTGACGGTGTTGCAGAGTTCGAAGCACTGGCCGGGCCGCTGGAACTGGCGCAATTGGACAAGACCGCGCTGGACGCCTACGACGTGCTGCCGCCGCCCTTCGACATTCGCGAAGAGCTGGCGAAGATCGGTTATAAACCGATGGCTCTCCAGTTCGAACCACCCGCCCCGGCCGACGCCGAAGCCAACCTGTGGTCGGCAACATTCGGCTTTGCCGAGTACGGCAGCCTCAGCGATTTCTACAAAGTGCAGCGCTACCGCGAAACCCTCAGCCACGGTTTCACCACCGCCGAATACGACGACTATCGGCTGGCGGTGACCCGCGTCGAGTTGCCGGACGGCTGCACCACGCAGATCGCTTACGACTATCACGCCTTGCAACCGCTGCGCATCACCGACGCTAACGACAATATCCAGGAGGCGATCTACGAACCTTCCGGGCAGCCGCTGGCCAGCAGTTTTTACGGTAGCGAAAACGCTGTGGCCGCCGGCTTCAGACCGCTGAGTGAATACGAGCGCCCGGAGGATCATCGCCCGGACCCGGCCATCAATGATCCGGGCAAGGCTGTGCAAAAAGCCGCCAGCACCCTGCGCAAAGACCTGTTCAGCTGGATGGGGGAACTCCCGCTCGCGAATGCGGCGACAGCACAGTGGGTGGCGGACGGATACCTGCTGCCCAGCGGCCACATCCGCGCCAGCGCACGCCGGCGGCTTGCCCTGTCCAACAACCTGACGCCCGCCGAACAGACCTTGCGTGAGGCAATCGATGCGGCGCATCGCGAACCGGTCCACAGTGTGGTGCTGAGCGCCGACCGCTACCCCGACGATGAGGTTGCGGCGCAGATCCAGATCGTCAAAGTCTGCGTTGACGGCTTTGGCCGGACGCTGCAAACCCAGCAACGGGTTGACCCCGGCATGGCGTATGCGGTGGCCGATGACGGCTCACTGATTGTCGAGAACGGCAAGTTTGTCGAGGTCCATGCCGACCCGCGCTGGCGCATCAGCGAGCGCATCGAATACAACAACAAGGGTTTGGCGGTGCGTCAGTTCCGGCCGTTTTTCGCCAACGTGCATCGCTACGTCAACGATCACTCCCTGCACGAACTCGGCTACTTCGATCAATTGTTTTATGACCCGCTGGGCCGGGCGATCAGGCTGGTCAACGCCAAGGGTGACTTCTCCCGCGAGACATACCACCCGTGGTACCACACCAGCGAAGACTTCAATGACACCGCCGAGCCATCGCCATCGAAGGCGGCGAGATCATGA
- a CDS encoding RHS repeat-associated core domain-containing protein: MNSTVDWRTPALAVIDSRGLPVRQVAYLRTVAEDTPVPLPTRQQHDVQGRMVAQWDSRLPLPCLTTVYGLNGDALKSDSVDAGWRLNLPGLAGEPLQRWDARGSHWRSTFDEQLRVIALEENSEASVEVFHYADASDDAQYNRRGQLLEHKDRSGSLLTDRFSLTGQALKETRTFHDDQAFTSLHVFSPLGALLEQTDAAGHQRRSRYGLAGQLKQVDLLISGTPDWQPVLRDAQYNANDQIIEQLAGNHVLSTWTHNPADGRLHAQSSRKDGGAVLQNLEYFYDRVGNITRIEDHAYQPRYFANQLIDGHRDFSYDSRYRMTSATGYDDAPPPDIPGLPQPGDPNNRLNYTQTYQYDNGGNLIELCHVRAGNNSTRHMRIDPNSNRGVRWTPGEPEPVFDELFDPHGNQRSVQPGQPLQWNARDELEKVTLISRENARSDAEHYRYSQGMRVFKRHETFAANAEHFHQVRYLPGLEIRTRDNGEELHVITLGNARCLHWAAEKPDEIANDQMRYNLEDHLGSSVMELDQDAVMISQEGYYPFGETAWMAPNSETTYRFIRYSGKEMDVSGLYYYGARYYAAWLQRWVSADPAGDVDGLNLYGFVGNNPLTFVDVHGNSQEKFDIVNFSNFVTTLGDYSAATLDQMLKVSSGLYGAELLANAVAESLIGTAGFFAGYFGAGFAGPTLTTGMPAAIGYLSEMIAMHVSGDIAEAIASKYTSFANLTAPLIPQTSAMSVAAIDQKVGITERSSSFTPADAANILLTRGVGAYLPGVGAALNIGSRVQEAQDIKQGLDPVKIEKIETMLADWQQALTSRMVDIEKAFRSVGQNTINSADVLPDKSRLMAAKTIRLSTLREQTRTILGYIESSQTTLKWYKEDLLTDNRFLREQAKPASKFQKFVKPFTNHHFK; encoded by the coding sequence ATGAACAGCACGGTGGATTGGCGCACACCCGCGCTGGCGGTAATCGACAGTCGCGGTCTGCCGGTTCGGCAAGTCGCTTACTTGCGCACGGTTGCCGAAGACACGCCAGTACCACTGCCCACCCGCCAGCAACACGATGTGCAAGGGCGTATGGTCGCGCAATGGGACTCACGCCTGCCGCTGCCCTGCCTGACCACGGTTTACGGCCTGAACGGTGACGCGCTCAAGTCCGACAGTGTCGATGCCGGCTGGCGCCTGAACCTGCCCGGCCTGGCCGGTGAGCCACTGCAACGCTGGGACGCGCGGGGCAGTCATTGGCGCAGCACCTTCGATGAACAACTGCGGGTAATCGCGCTCGAGGAAAACAGCGAGGCCAGTGTGGAGGTGTTCCACTACGCCGACGCCTCGGACGACGCGCAGTACAACCGCCGCGGCCAGTTGCTGGAGCACAAGGATCGTTCCGGTTCGTTGCTCACGGACAGATTTTCCCTGACCGGTCAGGCACTGAAGGAAACCCGCACCTTCCACGATGACCAAGCGTTCACCAGCCTGCATGTCTTCAGCCCATTGGGTGCGCTTCTGGAACAGACCGACGCCGCTGGCCATCAACGACGCTCGCGCTACGGTCTGGCCGGGCAGCTCAAGCAAGTCGATCTGCTGATCAGCGGCACGCCGGACTGGCAACCGGTGTTACGGGACGCTCAGTACAACGCCAACGATCAGATCATCGAGCAACTGGCCGGCAACCATGTCCTCAGCACGTGGACGCATAACCCGGCGGATGGTCGTTTGCATGCCCAGTCCAGCCGCAAGGACGGCGGCGCTGTCCTGCAAAATCTCGAATACTTCTACGATCGCGTCGGCAATATCACTCGTATCGAAGACCACGCCTATCAGCCGCGCTACTTCGCCAACCAGCTGATCGACGGCCACCGTGATTTCAGCTACGACTCGCGCTACCGAATGACCAGCGCCACCGGCTACGACGACGCACCGCCGCCGGACATTCCCGGTCTGCCGCAGCCGGGCGATCCGAACAATCGCCTCAACTACACCCAGACCTATCAGTACGACAACGGTGGCAACCTGATCGAACTGTGTCATGTACGAGCGGGCAACAACTCGACCCGGCACATGCGCATCGACCCGAACAGCAATCGCGGGGTGCGCTGGACACCGGGCGAGCCGGAGCCGGTATTCGACGAACTGTTCGACCCGCACGGCAATCAACGGTCGGTGCAACCAGGCCAGCCGCTGCAATGGAACGCTCGCGATGAGCTGGAGAAAGTGACCCTGATTTCGCGCGAAAACGCCCGCAGTGACGCCGAGCATTACCGCTACAGCCAGGGCATGCGCGTGTTCAAACGCCACGAAACCTTCGCAGCCAACGCCGAACATTTTCATCAGGTGCGCTATTTACCGGGGCTGGAAATCCGCACCCGCGACAACGGCGAAGAACTGCACGTCATCACCCTCGGCAACGCCCGCTGCCTGCATTGGGCAGCGGAAAAACCCGATGAAATCGCCAATGACCAAATGCGTTACAACCTCGAAGACCATCTCGGTTCCAGCGTGATGGAACTGGATCAAGACGCCGTGATGATCAGCCAGGAGGGCTATTACCCCTTTGGTGAAACCGCGTGGATGGCACCGAATTCGGAAACCACGTACCGCTTCATCCGCTATTCAGGCAAGGAGATGGACGTCAGCGGGTTGTATTACTACGGCGCACGCTATTACGCAGCGTGGTTGCAGCGCTGGGTCAGTGCCGATCCCGCGGGGGATGTGGATGGCCTGAATCTGTACGGATTCGTCGGGAACAACCCGTTAACTTTTGTGGATGTGCATGGCAACAGCCAAGAGAAATTCGATATCGTCAATTTCTCAAACTTCGTGACCACTCTCGGTGATTACTCCGCCGCAACGCTTGACCAGATGCTGAAAGTATCAAGTGGGCTGTATGGAGCCGAACTGCTGGCGAACGCTGTTGCAGAATCACTGATAGGCACTGCCGGCTTCTTCGCTGGTTATTTCGGTGCCGGGTTCGCAGGCCCAACACTTACCACCGGCATGCCCGCCGCCATCGGCTACTTGTCCGAGATGATTGCCATGCACGTCAGCGGCGATATCGCCGAGGCGATCGCCAGCAAATACACTTCCTTTGCAAATTTGACAGCCCCATTGATTCCACAAACATCGGCAATGAGCGTCGCAGCCATTGATCAAAAGGTTGGCATCACAGAGCGTTCATCGAGTTTCACGCCGGCTGATGCAGCCAACATCTTACTGACCCGCGGCGTCGGAGCATATCTTCCAGGCGTAGGCGCGGCGCTTAATATCGGTTCGCGGGTGCAGGAAGCGCAGGACATTAAACAGGGTCTGGATCCGGTCAAGATTGAAAAAATCGAAACGATGCTCGCCGACTGGCAACAAGCCCTCACTTCGCGAATGGTCGATATTGAGAAAGCTTTCAGAAGCGTAGGACAAAACACGATCAATTCGGCTGACGTGCTACCTGACAAGAGCCGCTTGATGGCTGCCAAGACCATTCGGCTCAGTACCTTGCGAGAGCAGACCCGGACGATCCTGGGATATATCGAAAGCAGCCAGACCACCCTGAAGTGGTACAAAGAGGACTTGCTGACCGACAACAGATTTTTGCGCGAACAAGCGAAACCAGCGTCGAAATTCCAGAAATTTGTTAAGCCTTTCACCAACCATCATTTCAAATGA
- a CDS encoding ATP-binding protein — MLPTSRTLRLSLYTLLIIAGAALAATLAIRHAERQALEEDAARANQQLSLYANSLHTLIDRYRALPAVLALDPQLRSALAGPVDAEEQAALNLKLEKINGAAQSSTLELLDHTGLAVAASNWRLPSSYVGHNYGFRPYFSQTRTQGSGRFYAVGVTSGIPGYFLSSAVLGDNDEFLGAMVVKLEFPELEREWSQGSDTLLVSDARGIIFIANQTGWRYRALRPLNASDLAEIKATRQYDKQSLVPLTHLSLRRFDDNSDLRRVEGPQGTADYLWESLPLTAEGWTLHLLRQPQVAFEDLRNAGLAAAGVWLALVFLLLFLNQRWRLSKIRQRNREELEQLVEERTRDLRTAQDGLVQSAKLAALGQMSAALAHEINQPLTAQRMQLATLRLLLEHGRVDDAYKALKPVDEMLTRMAALTGHLKTFARKSPSGLRERLDLATVVDQSLQLLDARLRDEQVSLVLHLTRPAWVRGDAIRLEQVLINLLRNALDAMQGKPCKRLQIRLEADEQLWRLSVSDNGGGIADEHLGQVFDPFFTTKPVGDGLGLGLAVSFAIVHESGGRLSVENAETGAVFSLTLPIDLEAHI; from the coding sequence ATGCTGCCGACTTCCCGTACCCTGCGTCTGTCGTTGTATACCCTGCTGATCATCGCCGGTGCGGCGCTTGCCGCCACGCTTGCGATCCGCCACGCCGAGCGTCAGGCGCTGGAAGAGGACGCCGCTCGCGCCAACCAGCAACTGTCGCTTTATGCCAACTCGCTGCACACCCTGATCGACCGCTACCGCGCCCTTCCCGCTGTACTCGCGCTGGATCCGCAGTTGCGCTCGGCGCTGGCCGGGCCGGTCGATGCCGAGGAACAGGCGGCACTGAATCTGAAGCTGGAAAAGATCAACGGCGCGGCGCAATCCTCGACCCTTGAACTGCTCGATCACACCGGCCTTGCGGTGGCCGCCAGCAACTGGCGTTTGCCGAGCAGTTACGTCGGCCACAACTACGGTTTTCGCCCCTATTTCAGCCAGACCCGCACCCAGGGCAGCGGGCGTTTTTATGCGGTGGGCGTGACCAGCGGGATACCCGGTTATTTTCTCTCCAGCGCAGTGCTCGGCGACAACGACGAGTTCCTCGGGGCGATGGTGGTCAAGCTGGAGTTCCCCGAACTTGAACGCGAATGGAGCCAGGGCAGCGACACCCTGCTGGTCAGCGATGCGCGCGGGATCATCTTCATCGCCAACCAGACCGGCTGGCGCTATCGCGCGTTGCGACCGTTGAATGCCAGTGATCTGGCCGAGATCAAAGCCACCCGCCAGTACGATAAACAGTCGCTGGTGCCACTGACTCATCTGTCGCTGCGCCGCTTCGATGACAACAGCGACCTGCGCCGGGTCGAAGGCCCGCAGGGCACGGCGGATTATCTGTGGGAATCACTGCCGCTGACGGCTGAAGGCTGGACTCTGCATCTGCTGCGCCAGCCACAAGTGGCGTTCGAGGATCTGCGCAACGCTGGCCTCGCTGCCGCGGGTGTCTGGCTGGCGCTGGTGTTTCTGTTGCTGTTCCTTAATCAGCGTTGGCGGCTGTCGAAAATCCGTCAGCGCAACCGCGAAGAACTCGAGCAATTGGTGGAGGAGCGCACTCGCGACTTGCGTACCGCCCAGGACGGTCTGGTGCAGTCGGCCAAACTCGCCGCGCTCGGCCAGATGTCCGCCGCGCTCGCCCACGAGATCAATCAACCGCTGACCGCCCAGCGCATGCAACTGGCAACCTTGCGTCTGCTGCTCGAACATGGCCGCGTCGACGATGCTTACAAAGCACTGAAACCGGTGGACGAGATGCTCACGCGCATGGCCGCCCTCACCGGCCACCTCAAGACCTTCGCGCGCAAAAGCCCCAGCGGTTTGCGCGAGCGGCTGGACCTGGCGACGGTGGTGGATCAGTCTCTGCAACTGCTCGACGCCCGGCTGCGTGACGAACAGGTCAGTCTGGTGCTGCACCTGACCCGCCCGGCATGGGTGCGCGGTGATGCGATCCGTCTGGAGCAAGTGCTGATCAACCTGCTGCGCAACGCCCTCGACGCAATGCAGGGCAAGCCGTGCAAGCGTCTGCAAATCCGCCTGGAAGCCGATGAGCAACTGTGGCGGCTGAGCGTCAGCGATAATGGCGGCGGCATCGCCGATGAACATCTGGGTCAGGTGTTCGATCCGTTCTTCACCACCAAACCGGTGGGTGACGGCCTCGGCCTCGGGTTGGCGGTGTCGTTTGCCATCGTGCATGAATCCGGCGGACGCCTGAGTGTGGAAAACGCTGAAACAGGCGCAGTGTTCAGCCTGACTTTGCCGATCGATCTGGAGGCACACATCTGA
- a CDS encoding sigma-54 dependent transcriptional regulator: MLNSVMVVDDESSIRSAVEQWLSLSGFEVQLFSRAEECLAALPAHFAGVIVSDVRMPGLSGLELLAEVQRRDADLPVILLTGHGDVPMAVEAMRDGAYDFLEKPFSPQTLLGSLRRALDKRRLILENRALHEQADNRAKLDATLLGVSRGLQTLRRQVLDLAALPVNVLIRGETGSGKELVARCLHDFGPRAAKPFVALNCAAIPEQLFEAELFGHESGAFTGASGKRIGKLEYADGGTLFLDEIESMPLAQQVKLLRVLQEQKLERLGSNQSIRVDLRIVAATKPDLLDEARAGRFREDLAYRLNVAELRLPALRDRREDIPLLFENFAQSAAQRLGRTFPPLTGAQLSHLLSHDWPGNVRELANVAERQVLGLAEPAPGIDPGQSLATQQEAFEAQCLRAALTRHKGDVKAVLEELQLPRRTFNEKMQRHGLSREMFLAE; encoded by the coding sequence ATGCTCAACTCGGTGATGGTGGTCGATGACGAAAGCAGCATTCGCAGCGCCGTGGAGCAGTGGCTGAGCCTGTCGGGGTTCGAGGTGCAACTGTTCAGCCGCGCCGAAGAATGCCTCGCCGCCCTGCCCGCGCACTTTGCCGGGGTGATTGTCAGCGACGTGCGCATGCCCGGTCTCAGTGGCCTGGAACTGCTGGCCGAGGTGCAGCGCCGCGATGCCGATCTGCCGGTGATCCTGCTCACCGGCCACGGCGATGTGCCGATGGCCGTCGAAGCGATGCGCGACGGCGCCTACGACTTTCTGGAAAAACCCTTCAGCCCGCAAACCTTGCTCGGCAGCTTGCGCCGGGCGCTGGACAAACGCCGTCTGATCCTCGAAAACCGTGCGTTGCACGAGCAGGCCGACAACCGCGCGAAACTCGACGCGACCCTGCTCGGCGTGTCCCGTGGCCTGCAGACGTTGCGTCGGCAAGTGCTGGATCTGGCGGCGTTGCCGGTCAATGTGTTGATCCGTGGCGAAACCGGCAGCGGCAAGGAACTGGTTGCGCGTTGCCTGCATGATTTCGGCCCGCGTGCGGCCAAGCCGTTCGTGGCGCTGAACTGCGCGGCGATTCCTGAACAGTTGTTCGAAGCCGAGCTGTTCGGCCATGAGAGCGGCGCGTTTACCGGAGCGTCGGGCAAACGCATCGGCAAACTGGAATACGCCGATGGCGGCACGCTGTTTCTCGATGAAATCGAAAGCATGCCGCTGGCCCAGCAGGTGAAACTGCTGCGGGTATTGCAAGAGCAGAAGCTGGAGCGCCTGGGTTCGAATCAGAGCATTCGCGTGGATCTACGCATAGTTGCGGCGACCAAACCCGACTTGCTCGACGAAGCGCGGGCCGGACGGTTTCGCGAGGATCTGGCGTATCGCCTGAACGTCGCCGAGCTGCGCTTGCCAGCGCTGCGTGACCGGCGTGAAGACATTCCGTTGTTATTCGAAAACTTTGCCCAGAGCGCCGCTCAACGGCTGGGGCGGACATTCCCGCCACTGACCGGTGCTCAGCTGAGTCATCTGCTCAGCCACGACTGGCCGGGCAATGTCCGCGAACTGGCGAACGTCGCCGAACGACAAGTGCTGGGGCTGGCCGAGCCGGCCCCGGGGATAGATCCGGGGCAGTCGCTGGCGACGCAGCAAGAGGCGTTTGAAGCGCAGTGCCTGCGTGCGGCACTGACGCGGCACAAGGGCGATGTGAAAGCGGTGCTTGAAGAGCTGCAACTGCCGCGCCGCACCTTCAATGAAAAGATGCAGCGGCATGGGTTGAGTCGGGAGATGTTTCTGGCCGAGTGA